In one window of Solanum pennellii chromosome 2, SPENNV200 DNA:
- the LOC107008898 gene encoding pentatricopeptide repeat-containing protein At4g36680, mitochondrial-like, whose product MSSSISLRLARHLSTSAAAAATTATAAASSTSGATISISKAKSKLKCEHDPDKALKIYSSVSNHYTSPLSSRYAQEYTVKRLAKSHRFSDIEAFLESHKDDKKITQEPFLSSIIRSYGLAGMFDQALKTYLQMDDLGTPRSAVSFNVLLSACVNSKFYDRVPQLFDEMPKKHGFLPDKVSYGVLIRSYCEMGKPELAMEKLKEMEEKGVEITAVTFTTILNSLYKGGRCDEAEKVWNEMVKRGCGPDVGAYNVKIMNIQGGDPEGVKVLIEEMSNVGLKPDTISYNYLMSCYCRNGMMDEAEKVYEDLETKGCNPNASTFRTLIFYLCKNEQFETGYKVFRESVRANKIPDVNTLKYLVHGLAKSSKAKEAKEMIRTMKKKFPANVVKVWTKIEEELGLAKVELGDIKSNESNVAQ is encoded by the coding sequence ATGTCTTCTTCCATTTCCCTGCGCCTGGCGCGCCACCTCTCAACCTCGGCCGCAGCCGCCGCCACCACCGCCACCGCCGCTGCTTCTTCAACATCCGGCGCAACCATCTCTATCTCCAAAGCGAAATCCAAGCTAAAGTGTGAGCACGATCCAGACAAAGCACTAAAGATTTACTCCTCTGTTTCTAACCATTACACTTCCCCTTTATCCTCCCGTTATGCACAAGAATACACAGTCAAACGCCTCGCTAAATCCCATCGTTTCTCCGACATCGAAGCCTTTCTCGAGTCTCACAAGGATGACAAAAAAATTACCCAGGAACCCTTCCTTTCCTCTATAATTCGTTCGTATGGATTAGCTGGAATGTTTGATCAGGCGCTTAAAACTTATCTTCAAATGGACGATTTAGGTACCCCTAGATCAGCAGTTTCGTTCAACGTGCTTCTTTCAGCTTGTGTGAACTCCAAATTTTATGATCGCGTTCCCCAGCTGTTTGATGAAATGCCAAAGAAGCATGGATTCTTACCTGACAAAGTTTCGTATGGTGTATTGATCAGGTCTTACTGTGAAATGGGGAAGCCTGAATTGGCAATGGAGAAACTTAAGGAAATGGAAGAGAAAGGTGTTGAAATTACAGCTGTTACTTTCACAACCATATTGAACTCATTGTACAAGGGAGGAAGGTGTGATGAGGCTGAGAAGGTTTGGAATGAGATGGTGAAGAGAGGTTGCGGTCCGGATGTTGGTGCTTACAATGTAAAGATTATGAACATTCAGGGTGGTGATCCTGAAGGAGTGAAGGTTTTGATTGAGGAAATGAGCAATGTAGGCTTAAAACCCGACACGATCAGTTACAATTACTTGATGTCTTGTTACTGTAGGAATGGGATGATGGATGAAGCTGAGAAGGTTTATGAGGATTTGGAGACAAAGGGGTGCAATCCAAATGCTTCAACTTTTAGAACTTTGATATTCTATTTGTGTAAGAATGAACAGTTCGAGACGGGGTATAAAGTGTTCAGAGAAAGTGTGAGAGCAAACAAGATTCCAGATGTCAATACACTCAAGTACTTGGTTCATGGTTTGGCGAAGAGTTCAAAGGCGAAAGAAGCAAAAGAAATGATCAGGACAATGAAGAAGAAGTTCCCTGCTAATGTGGTGAAAGTTTGGACCAAGATagaggaggagcttggtttgGCTAAAGTCGAACTCGGTGATATCAAGTCTAATGAGAGTAATGTTGCGCAGTAA